The Helianthus annuus cultivar XRQ/B chromosome 16, HanXRQr2.0-SUNRISE, whole genome shotgun sequence genome includes a window with the following:
- the LOC110917073 gene encoding uncharacterized protein LOC110917073 isoform X2, which produces MTRGGQAMTITTLLFRSKAITPKRVVVRCMNKVARWDECYDDEHEVHSFDHKVQPQDNKYKEYDEGYWIPHPRTGIYYPKGHEWVMKDVPDGAATFDYNYWFRNGDDNEYGV; this is translated from the exons ATGACTAGAGGTGGACAGGCAATGACTATAACGACTTTGCTCTTTAG GAGTAAGGCCATTACTCCCAAAAGAGTCGTGGTACGTTGCATGAACAAGGTGGCTAGATGGGACGAATGTTATGATGATGAACATGAAGTACACTCATTCGATCATAAAGTACAACCACAAGATAACAAATATAAGGAATATGATGAAGGCTATTGGATCCCACATCCTCGTACAGGAATATATTATCCCAAAGGTCATGAGTGGGTGATGAAAGATGTTCCTGATGGTGCTGCTACATTCGATTACAATTATTGGTTCAGGAATGGTGACGATAATGAATATGGAGTTTGA
- the LOC110917073 gene encoding uncharacterized protein LOC110917073 isoform X1: protein MTRGGQAMTITTLLFRRSKAITPKRVVVRCMNKVARWDECYDDEHEVHSFDHKVQPQDNKYKEYDEGYWIPHPRTGIYYPKGHEWVMKDVPDGAATFDYNYWFRNGDDNEYGV from the exons ATGACTAGAGGTGGACAGGCAATGACTATAACGACTTTGCTCTTTAG GAGGAGTAAGGCCATTACTCCCAAAAGAGTCGTGGTACGTTGCATGAACAAGGTGGCTAGATGGGACGAATGTTATGATGATGAACATGAAGTACACTCATTCGATCATAAAGTACAACCACAAGATAACAAATATAAGGAATATGATGAAGGCTATTGGATCCCACATCCTCGTACAGGAATATATTATCCCAAAGGTCATGAGTGGGTGATGAAAGATGTTCCTGATGGTGCTGCTACATTCGATTACAATTATTGGTTCAGGAATGGTGACGATAATGAATATGGAGTTTGA